The proteins below are encoded in one region of Pontibacter deserti:
- a CDS encoding vWA domain-containing protein — MLRITDDMLDWLSLEWFSLNTLRSFDWVFPLVLYALPVVPLLFLLKWLFTLNSRNKLNVAMFDGKLQWQWTSLLRFIPDILFIFFIMLVLVALARPQRINEQVEQTAEGIDIILALDVSGSMELQDIKPNRLDAAKEVALDFINGRVQDRIGLVVFAGDAYSLAPLTTDYQMLRESINSIGFKMIENDGTAIGSALAVATNRMRDSKTKSKVVILISDGENTAGSLDPAMAAQLANRYNIKLYSIGIGKDGEVPYAVDDQGKTLFVETKLDESSLRDVADISSGQFFRADSKDALQEVFRSINKLEKTEVSEKRFRDTRDYYQVYLKWALLVLLSWMLLKNTFVTNVLED, encoded by the coding sequence ATGCTAAGAATAACAGACGACATGCTGGATTGGCTGAGCCTGGAATGGTTCAGTCTTAACACGCTCCGCTCTTTTGACTGGGTATTTCCGCTGGTGCTGTATGCACTGCCGGTAGTGCCGCTGTTATTTTTGCTAAAGTGGCTGTTCACGCTGAATTCCCGCAACAAGCTGAACGTGGCTATGTTCGATGGCAAGTTGCAATGGCAATGGACAAGCCTGCTCCGCTTTATCCCGGACATCCTTTTTATATTCTTTATTATGCTGGTGCTGGTGGCCTTGGCGCGGCCGCAACGCATAAACGAACAGGTAGAGCAAACCGCCGAAGGCATTGATATCATACTTGCCCTGGATGTATCGGGCTCAATGGAACTGCAGGACATTAAACCAAATCGCCTGGATGCCGCCAAAGAAGTAGCCTTGGATTTTATTAATGGCCGTGTGCAGGATAGAATTGGGTTGGTAGTTTTCGCCGGCGATGCCTACTCGCTTGCTCCGCTCACTACCGATTACCAGATGCTGCGTGAAAGTATAAATTCCATTGGGTTTAAGATGATCGAGAACGATGGAACCGCTATAGGCAGTGCCCTGGCTGTAGCCACCAACCGCATGCGTGATTCCAAGACCAAGAGTAAGGTAGTTATACTTATCAGCGATGGCGAGAATACAGCCGGCAGTTTAGACCCGGCCATGGCCGCACAACTGGCTAATCGCTACAACATAAAACTTTACAGCATAGGTATAGGTAAAGACGGAGAAGTGCCTTATGCCGTAGACGACCAGGGAAAAACGCTTTTTGTAGAAACCAAGCTTGACGAGAGCAGCCTGCGCGATGTAGCAGATATCAGCAGTGGTCAGTTTTTCAGGGCGGATAGCAAAGATGCGCTGCAGGAAGTGTTCAGAAGTATAAATAAACTGGAGAAGACCGAAGTGAGTGAGAAACGCTTCCGCGATACCCGCGACTATTACCAGGTGTATTTAAAGTGGGCGTTGCTTGTGCTCCTCTCCTGGATGCTGCTGAAGAATACCTTTGTAACCAACGTGCTGGAAGATTGA
- a CDS encoding DUF3822 family protein, with product MNTTSTNFRLSHKIQDEGFTISSASKCNLYLSLSQKSIRMAVVDVERNKFVVLEDYELITVFTPTQAAEQLQLIARENPLLQEQSWKTIRVAVSNQHFTLVPETLYDPAHQQDYLRLHSNLNPQLDDVLSYRHSSLEAVNIFAIERVLRETIESLFPERPVQFVHQTSSLIKSILHMAGRSIPRSMYVFVERGLVTILVADEHGLQFCNIFQYHSPEDFIYYIIFVMQEQKMNPEQETITVWGDITHDASLFTILQKYIRQVKFGKKPQDIGYSYKFDDLFEHRYFELYSLHLCE from the coding sequence TTGAACACGACCAGCACTAACTTCAGGCTTTCGCACAAAATACAGGACGAAGGCTTTACAATTTCTTCAGCCAGCAAATGTAACTTATACTTATCGCTGTCGCAGAAAAGTATACGGATGGCCGTGGTAGATGTGGAGCGTAACAAGTTTGTGGTTCTGGAAGATTATGAACTGATAACCGTTTTTACGCCAACCCAGGCAGCCGAACAACTGCAACTTATTGCCCGAGAAAACCCGCTGTTACAGGAACAAAGCTGGAAAACCATACGCGTGGCTGTAAGCAACCAACATTTTACGCTGGTACCCGAAACGCTGTACGACCCGGCCCACCAGCAAGACTACCTGCGCCTGCACAGCAACCTGAACCCGCAACTGGACGATGTACTGTCGTACCGCCACAGCAGCCTGGAAGCAGTAAATATATTTGCCATAGAGCGTGTGTTGCGTGAAACTATAGAATCTCTGTTTCCGGAGCGTCCTGTTCAGTTTGTGCACCAAACCAGCTCACTTATTAAAAGTATACTGCACATGGCCGGTCGCAGTATACCACGCAGCATGTATGTGTTTGTAGAGCGCGGCCTGGTAACTATACTGGTGGCCGATGAGCATGGCCTGCAGTTTTGCAACATTTTTCAGTACCACAGCCCCGAAGACTTTATTTATTACATCATATTCGTGATGCAGGAGCAGAAAATGAACCCGGAGCAGGAAACTATCACCGTTTGGGGCGATATTACGCACGATGCTTCGCTGTTCACCATCCTGCAGAAATACATCCGTCAGGTAAAATTCGGCAAAAAACCACAGGACATCGGCTACTCCTATAAGTTCGACGACCTGTTCGAGCACCGCTACTTTGAGCTATACAGCCTGCATCTTTGCGAGTAA
- a CDS encoding ATP-dependent DNA helicase, whose protein sequence is MRPVEVLRQNFPFEPTEDQAKLFAKLDEFILSRKEDREVFMLKGYAGTGKTTVVTSLVKILNKFGYKYVLLAPTGRAAKVMSTYSGKQAFTIHKKIYRQTANPYSEGLAFTRMPNKLENTFFIVDEASMISDESGFGENGLLMDLMNYVFEKKNNKLLLIGDTAQLPPVGQALSPSLDAGYLKHNFRCQVQEIELKQVMRQAEASGILMNATNLRSQLGQEQPDIKLFTKGWRDIYKMTGEKLEDGLRYAYDKFGIENAIVICRSNKVANMYNQHIRRSIFFSEDEIGVGDYLMIVRNNYFWLPKDSEIGFMANGDFVEITKIIKLEEMYGFRFADVRVRFVDYPDAEELETKIMLDTLHSDAPALSADLNKKLYDEVLQDYMDIPNKRERAKELKKNPYLNALQVKFAYALTCHKAQGGQWQAVFVEQGYLKDDMVNAEFARWLYTALTRSSEELYLLNFNAQLLAT, encoded by the coding sequence ATGCGTCCGGTAGAAGTACTGCGTCAGAATTTTCCGTTTGAGCCCACTGAGGACCAAGCGAAGCTGTTTGCCAAGCTGGATGAGTTTATACTTTCCAGGAAGGAAGACCGTGAGGTTTTTATGCTGAAAGGGTATGCCGGTACGGGTAAAACAACAGTAGTTACTTCTCTGGTTAAGATCCTGAACAAGTTTGGCTATAAGTATGTGTTGCTGGCCCCAACCGGTAGAGCTGCTAAGGTAATGAGCACTTACAGTGGCAAACAAGCTTTTACTATTCATAAAAAGATCTACCGCCAGACGGCCAACCCATACTCGGAAGGGCTTGCCTTTACGCGCATGCCGAACAAGCTGGAGAACACCTTTTTTATAGTTGATGAGGCTTCCATGATCTCGGATGAAAGCGGCTTTGGCGAGAACGGCCTGCTGATGGACCTGATGAATTATGTGTTCGAGAAGAAGAATAACAAGCTGTTGCTGATCGGCGATACGGCCCAGTTGCCACCGGTGGGGCAGGCGCTTAGTCCATCGCTGGATGCTGGTTACCTGAAGCATAACTTCCGTTGCCAGGTGCAGGAAATAGAGCTGAAGCAGGTAATGCGACAGGCTGAAGCATCGGGGATACTGATGAATGCCACCAACCTGCGTTCGCAGCTGGGGCAGGAGCAACCGGATATAAAGCTGTTTACCAAAGGCTGGCGCGACATCTATAAAATGACCGGCGAGAAACTGGAAGACGGCCTGCGCTACGCTTATGATAAGTTCGGGATTGAGAATGCTATAGTTATATGCCGCTCCAACAAAGTTGCAAACATGTATAACCAGCACATCAGGCGCAGTATTTTCTTTTCAGAAGACGAGATAGGCGTTGGTGATTACCTGATGATCGTGCGGAACAACTACTTCTGGTTACCAAAAGATTCTGAGATCGGGTTTATGGCGAACGGCGACTTTGTGGAGATCACCAAGATCATAAAGCTGGAAGAAATGTATGGTTTCCGGTTTGCTGATGTGCGGGTGCGTTTTGTGGATTACCCGGATGCCGAAGAACTGGAAACCAAAATAATGCTGGACACGCTGCACAGCGATGCCCCGGCACTGTCTGCTGACCTGAACAAGAAACTATACGACGAAGTGCTGCAGGATTACATGGATATACCTAATAAGCGTGAACGTGCCAAGGAGCTGAAAAAGAACCCATATCTGAACGCGTTGCAGGTAAAGTTTGCGTATGCGTTAACCTGCCACAAAGCGCAGGGTGGCCAATGGCAGGCTGTTTTTGTGGAGCAGGGCTACCTGAAAGATGATATGGTGAATGCAGAATTTGCGCGCTGGCTCTATACGGCGCTAACCCGTTCATCCGAAGAACTATACCTGCTCAACTTTAACGCACAATTATTAGCAACCTAA
- a CDS encoding DUF2750 domain-containing protein, producing the protein MQEHNEANYRKFIQQVADTEKVWGLSQGDIWATSSSNEFEDTEVILFWSDAEGAKACASDEWAGYQPESLPVAEFLENWCVGMYDDGLLVGTDWTTELHGKEVDPLVVALDVVQELKHREKTINLEQYDSLSELEEQIIDALEGEED; encoded by the coding sequence ATGCAAGAGCACAACGAAGCCAATTACCGCAAGTTTATACAGCAGGTAGCTGATACTGAGAAAGTATGGGGATTGTCACAGGGTGATATCTGGGCTACATCCAGCTCCAATGAGTTTGAAGACACCGAAGTTATACTTTTCTGGTCGGATGCCGAAGGTGCCAAGGCCTGTGCTTCGGATGAGTGGGCAGGCTACCAGCCGGAGTCATTACCTGTTGCCGAGTTCCTGGAGAACTGGTGTGTGGGCATGTACGACGACGGCCTGCTGGTTGGCACCGACTGGACCACTGAATTACACGGCAAAGAAGTAGACCCATTGGTTGTTGCCCTGGATGTAGTACAGGAACTGAAACACCGGGAAAAAACAATTAACCTGGAGCAATACGACAGCCTGAGCGAATTGGAAGAACAGATCATCGACGCCTTGGAAGGCGAAGAAGATTAA
- a CDS encoding DUF4256 domain-containing protein translates to MKTVVNKNLTPEQQEELLSYLKIRFEKNMNRHKGLDWSKVQAKLETHPEKLWSLYEMERTDGEPDVVGYDEKAGDYIFCDCSRESPKGRRSVCYDREAQESRKEHKPENNAMDMAAAMGIELLTEEQYRDLQKLGIFDMKTSSWILTPADIRGLGGALFADFRYGHVFVYHNGAQSYYAARAFRGSLRV, encoded by the coding sequence ATCAAGACAGTGGTAAACAAGAATCTGACACCGGAACAACAGGAAGAACTTCTCAGCTATTTAAAGATCCGTTTTGAGAAAAACATGAACCGACATAAAGGTCTTGATTGGTCTAAAGTACAGGCAAAGCTGGAAACTCATCCTGAAAAGCTGTGGTCGCTTTATGAGATGGAAAGAACTGACGGCGAACCGGATGTTGTCGGGTATGATGAAAAGGCAGGCGACTACATCTTTTGTGATTGTTCAAGGGAAAGCCCGAAAGGCCGCAGAAGTGTTTGTTACGACCGTGAAGCGCAGGAATCGAGAAAAGAACATAAACCTGAAAATAACGCGATGGATATGGCTGCAGCCATGGGCATTGAGCTCTTAACTGAAGAACAATACCGGGACCTGCAGAAACTCGGAATCTTTGATATGAAAACCTCGAGCTGGATACTAACACCGGCTGATATCCGAGGACTTGGCGGTGCCCTATTTGCTGATTTTCGCTATGGCCATGTATTTGTGTACCACAACGGGGCGCAATCCTACTATGCTGCCCGCGCGTTCCGGGGCTCACTAAGAGTCTGA
- the pyrE gene encoding orotate phosphoribosyltransferase has product MDTTTTAHQVASFLLETEAVKLSPEQPFKWSSGWNSPIYCDNRVTLSFPHIRSFIKQQLAEQIKKHFSQAEAIAGVATAGIAQGALVADLLEMPFLYVRPEPKKHGMGNQIEGKLLPGQKVVLVEDLISTGGSSLKSAEAVRAAGGEVVGMVAIFTYGFAQADENFRNAGIALHCLSNYSALTEAAVANRYIQESAMAALAEWRKSPETWGA; this is encoded by the coding sequence ATGGATACTACGACGACAGCACACCAGGTAGCTTCTTTCCTGCTGGAAACAGAAGCCGTTAAGTTAAGCCCAGAGCAGCCCTTTAAATGGAGCTCTGGCTGGAACTCGCCCATTTACTGCGACAACCGTGTTACCCTTTCTTTTCCGCATATACGCAGCTTTATTAAACAACAGCTAGCGGAACAGATCAAAAAACATTTCTCACAGGCTGAAGCTATTGCCGGCGTAGCCACTGCAGGTATAGCCCAGGGCGCCCTGGTAGCCGACCTGCTGGAGATGCCTTTCCTGTACGTACGCCCTGAGCCTAAGAAACATGGCATGGGTAACCAGATAGAAGGCAAGCTCTTACCGGGCCAGAAAGTAGTGCTGGTAGAAGACCTGATTTCTACAGGAGGCAGCTCTTTAAAATCTGCTGAAGCCGTGCGTGCAGCAGGTGGCGAAGTGGTTGGTATGGTAGCTATCTTCACCTATGGTTTTGCCCAGGCCGATGAGAACTTCCGAAATGCCGGCATCGCCCTGCACTGCCTGAGCAACTATAGCGCCCTAACCGAAGCCGCCGTAGCCAACAGATATATTCAGGAATCAGCGATGGCTGCCTTAGCCGAATGGCGTAAATCGCCGGAGACGTGGGGAGCTTGA
- a CDS encoding PaaI family thioesterase translates to MIQTFNPDFEADIREKLERQEFMKLMGFEVTKIEAGRIEGELKLEQRHKQHKGFTHGGVIATLADIVAGFAAVSLVPKDHHVVTAEIKVSYFHPGVGDKLLAKGYVIKQGRKLNFCEAEVYVVKDEAEPLLIAKATTSMATITPEDLKARVVKS, encoded by the coding sequence ATGATTCAAACATTTAACCCCGATTTCGAAGCTGACATCCGCGAAAAGCTGGAACGCCAGGAGTTCATGAAACTGATGGGCTTCGAAGTTACGAAAATAGAAGCAGGAAGAATAGAAGGAGAGCTAAAACTGGAACAGCGCCACAAACAACACAAAGGTTTTACGCACGGTGGCGTTATTGCTACGCTTGCCGATATCGTTGCCGGTTTTGCTGCTGTCAGCCTGGTGCCCAAAGATCATCATGTAGTAACTGCCGAGATAAAAGTATCTTACTTTCACCCGGGTGTAGGTGATAAATTATTGGCAAAAGGCTATGTAATAAAACAGGGCCGCAAGCTGAACTTCTGTGAAGCGGAAGTGTATGTGGTGAAAGATGAAGCCGAACCGTTATTGATCGCAAAAGCGACTACAAGTATGGCTACTATAACTCCGGAAGACCTTAAAGCCAGAGTGGTAAAAAGTTAG
- a CDS encoding NUDIX hydrolase, whose translation MNVFINDIPLILKRSNEKVYRHHYDLVLDADDHFTSKDLVGDVLIKDADMMLIDRLVRLMEVKKLKKLNSLTLVTNKKKRLIEHLKDQFKIVKAGGGLVVKDGKILMIYRLGVWDLPKGKLNKKEGAKEGALREVEEECNISVELVEKLPKTWHSYAYKGKKILKKTSWYVMNCTDDSLMKPQAEEFIEEVRWMAPEEAIEVLPKAYTSIAFIVRHYLQSLKSGKV comes from the coding sequence ATGAACGTTTTCATTAACGATATTCCGCTTATCCTTAAAAGGTCGAACGAAAAAGTATACAGGCACCACTATGACCTGGTACTGGATGCTGATGACCACTTTACATCAAAAGACCTGGTAGGTGACGTGCTCATTAAGGATGCGGACATGATGCTGATAGATAGGTTGGTACGCCTGATGGAAGTGAAAAAGCTAAAAAAGCTGAACTCGCTTACGCTGGTGACCAATAAAAAGAAACGCCTGATCGAGCACCTGAAAGATCAGTTTAAGATTGTAAAAGCTGGTGGCGGACTGGTAGTTAAGGATGGAAAGATTCTGATGATCTACCGCCTTGGTGTGTGGGATCTGCCTAAAGGTAAGCTCAATAAAAAAGAAGGAGCGAAAGAAGGTGCCCTGCGTGAGGTAGAGGAGGAGTGCAATATTTCGGTAGAGCTGGTAGAAAAGCTTCCTAAAACCTGGCACTCGTATGCCTATAAAGGCAAAAAGATACTGAAGAAGACATCCTGGTACGTAATGAACTGCACCGATGATAGCCTGATGAAACCGCAGGCCGAGGAATTTATTGAAGAAGTCCGCTGGATGGCCCCGGAAGAAGCCATTGAAGTTCTACCAAAGGCTTATACTTCCATCGCTTTTATTGTGCGCCATTACCTGCAATCGCTGAAGTCGGGAAAGGTATAA
- a CDS encoding DUF58 domain-containing protein, with amino-acid sequence MKELVQKLRKYEIRIRKAITSQMQGDFHSVFKGTGLEFDDVRAYQYGDDVRSIDWNVSAKGHGTFVKTYREEKEQSVFLMLDVSASQTIGTGKQHKLDVGKEICGVLAISAAQQQSQIGIICISDQKEKYIKPAKGIEQAYTIIKSLHELQPKSTKTNLAAGIKLTLDIIKRRSIILLISDFIDVNYEKELQMLARRHDLIVIHLVDVRERKMPGMGIVPVLDKESGKTVWLNTSGEEFQKKYFAQYKENQDKVMRICQKYQANYLAIQANEDYVPQLVNLFRLRNKTTKRSA; translated from the coding sequence ATGAAAGAGCTTGTTCAAAAGCTACGAAAGTACGAGATCCGGATTAGAAAGGCAATTACCTCCCAGATGCAAGGCGATTTCCACTCTGTGTTTAAAGGCACAGGGCTGGAATTTGACGACGTTCGTGCCTACCAATACGGTGACGACGTACGCTCTATAGACTGGAACGTGAGTGCTAAAGGGCATGGTACATTTGTAAAAACATACCGCGAAGAAAAAGAGCAATCGGTATTTCTGATGCTTGATGTAAGCGCTTCGCAAACTATTGGCACCGGTAAGCAACATAAGTTAGATGTAGGTAAGGAAATTTGCGGAGTACTAGCAATTTCAGCAGCGCAACAACAAAGCCAGATCGGTATCATCTGCATCTCAGACCAGAAAGAGAAGTATATCAAACCTGCCAAGGGCATCGAACAGGCTTATACTATCATTAAATCGCTGCACGAGCTGCAACCAAAATCTACCAAAACAAACCTGGCGGCAGGTATAAAACTGACATTGGACATTATCAAGCGGCGCAGTATCATTCTTCTTATCTCAGATTTTATAGACGTAAATTATGAGAAAGAGCTCCAGATGCTGGCCCGTCGCCACGACCTGATCGTGATTCATTTAGTGGATGTGCGCGAACGGAAAATGCCGGGTATGGGTATAGTGCCCGTGCTGGATAAAGAGTCGGGTAAAACTGTCTGGCTAAATACATCTGGGGAAGAATTCCAGAAAAAATATTTTGCGCAGTATAAAGAGAACCAGGATAAGGTGATGCGCATCTGCCAGAAATACCAGGCAAATTACCTGGCCATACAAGCCAACGAAGATTACGTGCCACAGCTGGTGAACCTGTTCAGGCTCCGCAATAAAACTACAAAAAGAAGTGCGTAG
- the coaD gene encoding pantetheine-phosphate adenylyltransferase, with protein sequence MTKRIALFPGSFDPFTNGHLDVVMRGTRLFDEIIIAIGNNSSKQRYIPVERMIEIISGIFKDVPNVSATSYKGLTAEYAREVGAKFLLRGLRNTTDFEYENTIAQANRHVNTDLETVFLITSPPLAAISSSIIREIHRFGGDVADFIPFPTSAIAGNGAQ encoded by the coding sequence ATGACCAAGCGCATCGCTCTCTTTCCCGGCTCTTTTGATCCCTTTACAAACGGACACCTGGATGTGGTGATGCGTGGTACCCGCCTTTTTGATGAAATCATCATTGCTATAGGAAACAATAGCAGCAAACAGCGCTATATTCCGGTTGAGCGTATGATTGAGATTATTTCTGGAATTTTTAAGGATGTACCGAATGTATCAGCTACCTCTTATAAAGGTTTAACGGCTGAATATGCGCGTGAAGTGGGTGCTAAATTTTTATTGCGCGGTTTGCGCAACACCACCGACTTTGAGTACGAAAACACTATAGCGCAGGCAAACCGCCACGTAAACACCGACCTGGAGACAGTTTTCCTGATCACGTCGCCGCCACTGGCTGCGATCAGCTCCTCCATTATCCGCGAAATTCACCGGTTTGGGGGCGATGTAGCCGACTTTATACCTTTCCCGACTTCAGCGATTGCAGGTAATGGCGCACAATAA
- a CDS encoding DUF423 domain-containing protein, which yields MTQKTILLIASAFGALTVMIGAFGAHALGPMLQATNRTDTFETAVKYQMYHTLALLAVGLLLFRVENPALQLAAWCFFIGILIFSGSLYTLCLTGITWLGAITPIGGTALIVGWGALFYAIFKSL from the coding sequence ATGACTCAAAAAACCATACTTCTTATAGCCAGTGCTTTTGGTGCATTAACCGTAATGATCGGCGCTTTTGGGGCCCACGCCTTAGGCCCTATGTTACAGGCTACTAATCGCACAGATACGTTCGAGACTGCCGTTAAATACCAGATGTACCATACGCTGGCGTTGCTGGCTGTTGGTCTGTTGTTATTCCGGGTTGAAAATCCCGCTCTACAACTGGCAGCCTGGTGCTTCTTTATAGGCATACTAATCTTTTCCGGCTCGCTTTATACTTTATGTTTAACAGGTATAACCTGGCTTGGGGCTATTACGCCTATTGGTGGCACAGCACTTATAGTTGGTTGGGGCGCTTTGTTTTACGCTATATTTAAATCTTTATAG
- a CDS encoding DUF1573 domain-containing protein, with product MKKILLSFAIAAITAGGAVAQQQPKKQVTAPQAQAKAGPVITFEEAEYNFGDITQGDVVEHTFKFKNTGTQPLVIERVDVTCGCTTPAWTKEPIMPGKTGTVTAKFNSAGKLGQQKKPITVHSNAAEPTSVYIVTNIKEKQTSSAKN from the coding sequence ATGAAAAAAATTCTCCTATCGTTCGCAATTGCAGCTATAACTGCAGGTGGCGCTGTGGCACAACAGCAGCCTAAAAAACAAGTTACTGCACCGCAGGCACAAGCTAAAGCGGGCCCTGTTATCACGTTCGAAGAAGCCGAGTATAACTTCGGCGACATTACACAGGGAGATGTGGTAGAGCATACTTTTAAATTCAAGAACACAGGTACACAGCCGCTTGTAATTGAGCGTGTGGATGTAACCTGCGGTTGCACCACCCCAGCCTGGACGAAAGAGCCAATCATGCCTGGTAAAACTGGTACGGTAACAGCTAAATTCAACAGTGCCGGCAAACTTGGTCAGCAGAAAAAACCAATTACTGTACACTCTAATGCCGCTGAGCCTACAAGCGTGTACATCGTAACAAACATCAAAGAGAAGCAGACTAGCAGCGCTAAAAACTAA
- a CDS encoding YggS family pyridoxal phosphate-dependent enzyme — translation MSQIADNIRYFDEQLSNTPARLVAVTKTHPVEVIKEAYDAGHRLFGENKVQELVDKYALLPHDIEWHLIGHLQTNKVKYISDFIGTIQSVDSLKLLIEINKRAEQRNRTFPINCMLQLSIADEETKYGMTYDEAVGLLQSDEYRNMHYIRITGVMGIATNTDDQNKLRQEFRQLRSYFEQLKETFFFANPDFKEISMGMTSDWQLALEEGSTMIRVGSGIFGSRNYNK, via the coding sequence ATGAGCCAAATTGCAGATAACATACGCTATTTTGACGAACAGCTGAGCAACACACCGGCTCGCCTGGTGGCTGTAACAAAAACACACCCTGTTGAAGTTATAAAAGAAGCTTATGATGCAGGGCACCGCCTTTTTGGTGAGAACAAAGTACAGGAACTGGTAGATAAATACGCCCTGCTCCCCCACGACATTGAATGGCATTTGATCGGTCATCTGCAAACAAATAAGGTAAAGTATATTTCTGATTTTATCGGCACCATCCAGTCTGTAGATAGCCTGAAGCTACTAATAGAGATAAACAAGCGCGCCGAGCAGCGCAACCGTACTTTCCCGATCAACTGCATGCTGCAGCTATCTATTGCCGACGAAGAAACCAAGTATGGCATGACTTACGACGAAGCAGTAGGCCTGCTGCAGTCTGACGAATACCGGAACATGCACTATATCCGTATCACGGGAGTAATGGGCATTGCTACCAACACCGACGACCAGAACAAGCTTAGACAGGAATTCAGGCAGCTTCGCTCCTATTTTGAGCAGCTAAAGGAAACATTCTTCTTCGCTAACCCGGACTTTAAAGAGATATCGATGGGTATGACCTCTGACTGGCAACTGGCCTTGGAAGAAGGCAGCACCATGATACGCGTAGGCAGCGGCATTTTCGGGTCGCGCAACTATAACAAATAG
- a CDS encoding NUDIX domain-containing protein, whose protein sequence is MSVLNPNAAAYADKVRVRVCGICIQDDKMLLVRHQSTIKNQAFWAPPGGGLQVGESIADCLKREVLEETGLEVEVVRFLFVNEFLEPPLQAVELFFEVKPVNGSITKGTDPEATPEMQLIEEVAWKTKHEVREIPLPDKHSILHHLYSFNDLMSMPHHFLK, encoded by the coding sequence ATGTCAGTTTTAAACCCAAATGCTGCAGCCTACGCCGATAAAGTCCGGGTTCGGGTATGCGGTATCTGCATACAGGATGATAAAATGCTGCTGGTTCGCCATCAGTCAACTATAAAAAATCAGGCTTTCTGGGCACCTCCGGGTGGTGGCTTGCAGGTTGGCGAAAGTATAGCCGATTGCCTGAAACGTGAAGTGCTGGAAGAGACTGGTCTTGAAGTGGAAGTAGTCCGTTTTCTGTTTGTGAATGAGTTTCTGGAGCCGCCACTACAGGCAGTAGAGTTGTTTTTTGAAGTAAAACCTGTAAACGGAAGTATAACCAAAGGCACTGACCCTGAAGCAACTCCGGAAATGCAGCTGATTGAAGAAGTAGCCTGGAAAACGAAGCATGAAGTAAGGGAGATTCCATTACCGGACAAGCACAGTATTCTGCATCATCTTTACTCCTTCAACGACCTGATGAGCATGCCACATCATTTCCTGAAGTAG
- a CDS encoding DUF4296 domain-containing protein, which produces MKRLFSILFCLALLGCQKQDEAAKPADMIPQGKMVQILADVHTMESLIESNIPYPDTAVMVYNKQQKLILQKYGVTKERFHRTYEYYGKNLAEMDRLYEIILDTLTAREAKLSAKKEEILKDDDAAQIVDTLDGDVISERIKADTIVEEGQDPLRRLKRGPNRLRRLPVPAKDLQ; this is translated from the coding sequence GTGAAACGACTTTTCTCTATACTTTTTTGCCTTGCACTGCTGGGTTGCCAGAAGCAGGATGAAGCCGCCAAGCCTGCAGACATGATTCCGCAAGGAAAAATGGTGCAGATACTGGCTGATGTACATACCATGGAATCGCTTATCGAGTCTAATATCCCCTATCCTGACACGGCTGTGATGGTGTATAACAAACAGCAAAAACTGATACTGCAGAAGTATGGCGTTACGAAAGAGCGGTTTCACAGAACATACGAATACTACGGCAAGAACCTGGCAGAAATGGACAGGTTGTATGAGATCATCCTGGATACTTTAACAGCCCGTGAGGCAAAGCTCTCTGCTAAAAAAGAAGAGATATTAAAAGATGACGACGCAGCACAAATAGTAGATACGCTGGATGGTGATGTGATTTCTGAGCGAATTAAGGCAGATACTATAGTTGAGGAAGGGCAGGATCCGTTACGCAGGTTAAAACGCGGCCCTAACAGATTGAGACGTTTACCAGTTCCTGCAAAGGATTTGCAATAG